One genomic region from Streptomyces sp. Li-HN-5-11 encodes:
- the glgB gene encoding 1,4-alpha-glucan branching enzyme: MTPRPPSSGSQPKKTAETPMEKAAAKAVKAAKSVKKAAEKPVPPEKSAAKKTAAKATTKKAAAKKATAQKAVAKKVATKTTDATKATVTRAAAAKSTAAEAPATKAAAKKTAAKKTTAKKTAAKKTAAKATATKKATAQKAVAKKTPAKKTPGKKAPAAAPETLTAETITPETIAHETIAHETITAEAVEVAVSPAADAGDRERLLSGTHHAPHSVLGGHPVPGGVAFRAFRPYARGVTVVAGDLRAELHDDGEGFFSGLLPLRDVPAYRLEVAYEGTVQHTEDAYRFLPTLGELDLHLIGEGRHEELWRALGAHPMTHQGVTGTRFTVWAPNARGVRVAGTFNFWDGTGYPMRSLGSSGVWELFVPGIGEGELYKFEITRPDGSKTLRADPLARRTEAPPATSSIVHASHHEWHDEEWLARRAERPAHEAPFSVYEVHLPSWRPGLTYRQLAEQLPAYVKDLGFTHVELMPVAEHPFGGSWGYQVTGFYAPTARLGTPDDFKYLVDALHQAGIGVLMDWVPAHFPRDAWALAEFDGRPLYEHSDPLRAAHPDWGTLEFDFGRREVRNFLVANALYWCEEFHIDGLRVDAVASMLYLDYSREPGQWTPNEHGGRENLDAVAFLQEMNATVYRRVPGVVTIAEESTAWDGVTRATHHRGPSGFGGLGFGLKWNMGWMHDSLEYMSHDPIHRKYHHGEMTFSMVYAYSENYVLPISHDEVVHGKRSLVSKMPGDWWQQRAGLRAYLAYMWSHPGKQLLFMGQEFAQGAEWSEAHGPDWWLLDPAYGAEADHRGVRDLVRDLNAVYRATPALWARDIHPDGFQWIAGDAADDNVFAFLRYDADGTPLLAVSHFAPVVRPDYRLGVPDDVPAWLEVLNTDAARYGGSDVVHPDPVKPEPQGRHGRPASIRLTLPPLATVWLRPA, from the coding sequence GTGACTCCCCGTCCCCCGTCCAGCGGCTCGCAGCCGAAGAAGACGGCCGAGACCCCCATGGAGAAGGCGGCGGCGAAGGCCGTGAAAGCCGCGAAGAGCGTGAAGAAGGCGGCGGAGAAACCGGTGCCGCCGGAGAAGAGCGCGGCGAAGAAGACGGCCGCGAAGGCGACCACGAAGAAGGCCGCGGCGAAGAAGGCCACCGCCCAGAAGGCGGTGGCGAAGAAGGTGGCCACGAAGACGACGGACGCGACGAAGGCGACCGTCACCAGGGCGGCCGCCGCGAAGTCCACTGCGGCCGAAGCCCCCGCCACGAAGGCCGCCGCCAAGAAGACGGCCGCGAAGAAGACCACCGCGAAGAAGACGGCCGCGAAGAAGACGGCTGCGAAGGCGACCGCGACGAAGAAGGCCACCGCCCAGAAGGCGGTGGCGAAGAAGACCCCCGCGAAGAAGACCCCCGGGAAGAAGGCACCGGCGGCCGCCCCCGAGACCCTCACGGCCGAAACGATCACGCCCGAGACGATCGCGCACGAGACGATCGCGCACGAGACCATCACGGCCGAGGCCGTCGAGGTGGCCGTGTCGCCCGCCGCCGACGCGGGCGACCGGGAGCGGCTGCTCAGCGGTACGCACCACGCCCCGCACTCCGTGCTCGGCGGGCACCCGGTGCCGGGCGGGGTCGCCTTCCGGGCGTTCAGGCCGTACGCGCGGGGCGTCACGGTCGTCGCCGGGGACCTGCGGGCCGAGCTGCACGACGACGGGGAGGGCTTCTTCTCGGGGCTGCTGCCGCTGCGGGACGTCCCGGCGTACCGGCTGGAGGTGGCGTACGAGGGGACGGTGCAGCACACCGAGGACGCCTACCGTTTCCTGCCCACGCTCGGCGAGCTCGACCTGCACCTGATCGGCGAGGGACGGCACGAGGAGCTGTGGCGGGCGCTGGGCGCCCATCCGATGACCCACCAGGGCGTGACGGGCACCCGCTTCACGGTGTGGGCGCCCAACGCCCGGGGCGTGCGCGTGGCCGGCACCTTCAACTTCTGGGACGGCACCGGGTACCCGATGCGCTCGCTCGGTTCCTCGGGCGTGTGGGAGCTGTTCGTGCCCGGCATCGGCGAGGGCGAGCTGTACAAGTTCGAGATCACCCGCCCGGACGGCTCCAAGACGCTGCGCGCCGACCCGCTGGCCCGCCGCACTGAGGCCCCGCCCGCCACGTCGTCGATCGTCCACGCCTCGCACCACGAGTGGCACGACGAGGAGTGGCTGGCCCGACGGGCGGAGCGGCCCGCCCACGAGGCGCCGTTCTCGGTGTACGAGGTCCATCTCCCCTCCTGGCGGCCGGGGCTGACGTACCGCCAGCTGGCCGAGCAGCTCCCGGCCTACGTCAAGGACCTGGGCTTCACGCACGTGGAGCTGATGCCGGTCGCGGAGCATCCCTTCGGCGGCTCCTGGGGCTATCAGGTCACCGGCTTCTACGCGCCGACCGCGCGCCTGGGCACCCCGGACGACTTCAAGTACCTGGTCGACGCCCTGCACCAGGCGGGCATCGGCGTGCTGATGGACTGGGTGCCGGCGCACTTCCCGCGCGACGCCTGGGCGCTGGCGGAGTTCGACGGGCGTCCGCTGTACGAGCACTCCGACCCGCTGCGCGCCGCGCACCCCGACTGGGGCACGCTGGAGTTCGACTTCGGGCGGCGCGAGGTGCGCAACTTCCTGGTCGCCAACGCCCTGTACTGGTGCGAGGAGTTCCACATCGACGGCCTGCGGGTGGACGCCGTCGCCTCCATGCTCTACCTGGACTACTCGCGCGAGCCTGGCCAGTGGACGCCCAACGAGCACGGCGGGCGGGAGAACCTGGACGCGGTGGCCTTCCTGCAGGAAATGAACGCGACCGTGTACCGGAGGGTGCCGGGCGTGGTCACCATCGCCGAGGAGTCGACGGCCTGGGACGGCGTCACCCGCGCCACCCACCACCGGGGCCCGAGCGGCTTCGGCGGCCTCGGCTTCGGACTGAAGTGGAACATGGGCTGGATGCACGACTCGCTCGAGTACATGAGCCACGACCCGATCCACCGCAAGTACCACCACGGTGAGATGACGTTCTCGATGGTGTACGCCTACAGCGAGAACTACGTGCTGCCCATCTCCCACGACGAGGTCGTGCACGGCAAGCGCTCGCTGGTGTCGAAGATGCCGGGCGACTGGTGGCAGCAGCGTGCGGGCCTGCGCGCCTACCTGGCCTACATGTGGTCCCACCCGGGCAAGCAACTCCTGTTCATGGGACAGGAGTTCGCCCAGGGCGCCGAGTGGTCCGAGGCGCACGGCCCGGACTGGTGGCTGCTCGACCCGGCCTACGGGGCGGAGGCCGACCACCGGGGCGTGCGGGACCTGGTCCGCGACCTCAACGCGGTCTACCGCGCCACGCCCGCCCTGTGGGCGCGGGACATCCACCCGGACGGTTTCCAGTGGATCGCCGGCGACGCCGCGGACGACAACGTGTTCGCGTTCCTGCGGTACGACGCCGACGGCACCCCGCTGCTGGCGGTCTCCCACTTCGCCCCGGTCGTCCGCCCCGACTACCGTCTCGGGGTCCCCGACGACGTCCCCGCCTGGCTGGAGGTCCTCAACACCGACGCGGCCCGCTACGGCGGCAGCGACGTCGTGCACCCCGACCCGGTCAAGCCGGAGCCCCAGGGCCGGCACGGCCGCCCGGCGAGCATCCGGCTGACCCTGCCGCCCCTGGCGACGGTGTGGCTGCGCCCGGCCTGA
- a CDS encoding alpha-1,4-glucan--maltose-1-phosphate maltosyltransferase, whose protein sequence is MPATHHSAAPPTNSTSRTAGATSGDAPPARPFGAGPPGHERPSAGEATAVGRIPVLDVRPIVQHGRRPAKAVTGESFEISATVFREGHDAVAANVVLRDPQGRPGPWTPMRELAPGTDRWGATVTAGEPGWWTYAVEAWADPVTTWRHHAQIKIPAGLDTELVLEEGARLYERAAAGVPEHAGEGRDALLAAVAALRDEDRPAAARLAAALTPEVDAVLARCPLRELVTASEPLPLLVERERALYGSWYEFFPRSEGTPEQPHGTFRTAARRLPAIAAMGFDVVYLPPIHPIGTTFRKGRNNTLDPGPDDVGVPWAIGSPEGGHDAVHPRLGTLEDFDRFVARAADLGLEIALDFALQCSPDHPWVHKHPEWFHHRPDGTIAHAENPPKKYQDIYPIAFDADMDGLIAETVRVLGHWMDHGVRIFRVDNPHTKPVVFWERVISRINATDPDVIFLAEAFTRPAMMHTLAQIGFQQSYTYFTWRNSKQELTDYLTELSGEAAAYMRPNFFANTPDILHAYLQHGGRPAFEVRAVLAATLSPTWGIYSGYELCENTPLKEGSEEYLDSEKYQLRPRDWETAERQGRTITPLITKLNDIRRRSPALRQLRNLHFHHADQDAVIAYSKRSGSNTVLVVANLDPHHTQEATVSLDMPQLGLDWHESTPVRDELTGETYHWGRANYVRLEPGHTPAHVFTVLRPSTPQIGGSPTT, encoded by the coding sequence ATGCCCGCCACGCACCACTCGGCAGCACCCCCGACGAACAGCACATCCCGCACAGCCGGCGCGACCTCGGGCGACGCGCCGCCGGCGCGTCCCTTCGGCGCCGGTCCGCCGGGCCACGAGCGCCCCTCCGCCGGCGAGGCCACCGCCGTGGGGCGGATACCCGTCCTCGACGTCCGGCCGATCGTCCAGCACGGCCGCAGGCCGGCCAAGGCGGTGACCGGTGAGTCGTTCGAGATCTCGGCCACCGTGTTCCGCGAGGGGCACGACGCCGTCGCCGCGAACGTCGTCCTGCGGGATCCGCAGGGCCGCCCGGGCCCTTGGACCCCGATGCGCGAGCTGGCCCCCGGCACCGACCGCTGGGGCGCCACCGTGACCGCCGGGGAGCCCGGCTGGTGGACGTACGCGGTGGAGGCCTGGGCGGATCCGGTCACCACCTGGCGCCACCACGCCCAGATCAAGATTCCGGCGGGCCTGGACACGGAACTGGTCCTGGAGGAGGGGGCGCGGCTGTACGAGCGGGCCGCCGCCGGGGTGCCCGAGCACGCGGGCGAGGGGCGGGACGCGCTCCTGGCCGCGGTGGCGGCCCTGCGGGACGAGGACCGGCCGGCCGCCGCCCGTCTGGCGGCGGCGTTGACGCCGGAGGTGGACGCGGTGCTGGCCCGGTGTCCGCTGCGGGAGCTGGTCACCGCCTCCGAGCCGCTGCCGCTGCTGGTGGAGCGGGAACGCGCGCTGTACGGCTCCTGGTACGAGTTCTTCCCCCGCTCCGAGGGCACCCCCGAGCAGCCGCACGGCACCTTCCGCACCGCCGCCCGCCGGCTGCCCGCGATCGCCGCGATGGGCTTCGACGTGGTCTACCTGCCCCCCATCCACCCCATCGGCACCACCTTCCGCAAGGGCCGCAACAACACCCTCGACCCCGGCCCCGACGACGTCGGCGTGCCCTGGGCGATCGGCTCCCCCGAGGGCGGCCACGACGCCGTCCACCCCCGGCTGGGCACCTTGGAGGACTTCGACCGCTTCGTCGCCCGCGCGGCCGACCTGGGCCTGGAGATCGCCCTCGACTTCGCCCTGCAGTGCTCCCCCGACCACCCCTGGGTCCACAAGCACCCCGAGTGGTTCCACCACCGCCCCGACGGCACCATCGCCCACGCGGAGAACCCGCCGAAGAAGTACCAGGACATCTACCCCATCGCCTTCGACGCCGACATGGACGGCCTGATCGCCGAGACCGTGCGCGTGCTGGGGCACTGGATGGACCACGGGGTGCGGATCTTCCGCGTCGACAACCCCCACACCAAACCGGTCGTCTTCTGGGAACGGGTCATCTCCCGCATCAACGCCACCGACCCAGACGTGATCTTCCTGGCGGAGGCGTTCACGAGGCCGGCGATGATGCACACCCTCGCCCAGATCGGCTTCCAGCAGTCCTACACGTACTTCACCTGGCGCAACTCCAAGCAGGAACTGACCGACTACCTCACCGAGCTGTCCGGCGAGGCCGCCGCCTACATGCGGCCCAACTTCTTCGCCAACACCCCCGACATCCTGCACGCCTACCTCCAGCACGGCGGCCGGCCCGCCTTCGAGGTCCGCGCCGTCCTGGCCGCGACCCTCTCCCCCACCTGGGGCATCTACAGCGGCTACGAACTGTGCGAGAACACCCCGCTGAAGGAGGGCAGCGAGGAGTACCTCGACTCGGAGAAGTACCAGCTCAGGCCCCGCGACTGGGAGACCGCCGAACGCCAGGGACGCACCATCACCCCCCTGATCACCAAACTCAACGACATCCGCCGCCGCAGCCCTGCCCTGCGGCAGCTGCGGAACCTGCACTTCCACCATGCCGACCAGGACGCGGTGATCGCCTACTCGAAGCGGAGCGGCTCGAACACGGTTCTGGTGGTCGCCAACCTCGACCCCCACCACACCCAGGAGGCCACGGTCTCGTTGGACATGCCGCAACTCGGCCTGGACTGGCACGAGTCGACGCCGGTGCGCGACGAGCTCACCGGCGAGACCTATCACTGGGGCAGGGCCAACTATGTGCGACTCGAACCGGGCCATACGCCCGCGCACGTGTTCACAGTCCTGCGACCGTCCACCCCGCAGATCGGAGGGTCACCCACAACATGA
- a CDS encoding maltokinase N-terminal cap-like domain-containing protein, giving the protein MSQAVTRSAVAGSAGLLASLDPLLREWLPRQRWFAGKGRPVTGFSLVAATELLPPNGKLGLYHLLVRAHQPLAPVQGTVPHPGDCYQLLIGVREALPPRLAPALIGHVHEGPFAGRTVYDALYDPRPAEVILEALRTRARIGVLRFERRDEIRADLVPRVVTAEQSNSSVVYGDTFILKLLRRVLPGTNPDLELPLALAREGCPRVPPPTAWILAEPDDGAEDSYVLGVLQPFVQGASDGWELALRELAKGEDFSAEARALGRATAEVHTALARALPTVTLAHLQLQSLVDGMTERLEAAAQAVPALRPYAPGLHSAFEALADLAAEGHTWTAQRIHGDLHLGQCLRSASGEWSLIDFEGEPAKPLAERRMAQPVVRDVAGMLRSFDYAAHSAGGPPAEEWAAACRAAYCSGYAEVSGHDPRTDPVLLRAYETDKAIYEVLYEARHRPDWLPVPLAAVRRLSGTGPA; this is encoded by the coding sequence ATGTCGCAAGCCGTCACACGCTCTGCCGTCGCCGGCAGCGCCGGACTCCTCGCGTCCCTGGACCCACTGCTGCGGGAGTGGCTGCCCCGGCAGCGCTGGTTCGCGGGCAAGGGACGTCCGGTCACGGGGTTCTCGCTGGTCGCCGCCACCGAGCTGCTGCCGCCCAACGGGAAGCTGGGCCTGTACCACCTGCTCGTCCGCGCCCACCAGCCGCTCGCGCCCGTCCAGGGCACCGTCCCGCACCCCGGCGACTGCTACCAGCTGCTCATAGGCGTGCGCGAGGCGCTGCCCCCGCGGCTGGCGCCCGCGCTGATCGGACATGTGCACGAGGGCCCGTTCGCCGGGCGCACGGTGTACGACGCCCTGTACGACCCACGGCCCGCCGAGGTGATCCTGGAGGCGCTGCGCACCCGGGCCCGCATCGGCGTGCTGCGTTTCGAGCGGCGGGACGAGATACGCGCCGACCTGGTACCGCGCGTGGTGACCGCCGAGCAGTCCAACTCGTCGGTCGTCTACGGCGATACGTTCATTCTGAAGCTGTTGCGCCGGGTTCTGCCCGGCACCAATCCCGACCTGGAGCTGCCGCTGGCCCTGGCCCGGGAGGGCTGCCCGCGGGTGCCCCCGCCGACGGCGTGGATACTGGCGGAGCCCGACGACGGCGCCGAGGACTCCTACGTCCTGGGGGTGCTCCAGCCCTTCGTGCAGGGCGCGTCGGACGGCTGGGAGCTGGCACTGCGCGAACTGGCCAAGGGTGAGGACTTCAGCGCGGAGGCGCGGGCGCTGGGCCGGGCCACGGCCGAGGTGCACACCGCGCTCGCCCGGGCGCTGCCCACCGTCACCCTGGCCCACCTCCAGCTGCAGTCGCTGGTCGACGGCATGACCGAGCGCCTGGAGGCGGCCGCGCAGGCCGTGCCGGCACTGCGGCCGTACGCCCCCGGGCTGCACTCCGCGTTCGAGGCGCTGGCCGACCTGGCCGCCGAGGGCCACACCTGGACCGCGCAGCGCATCCACGGCGACCTCCACCTCGGGCAGTGCCTGCGCTCGGCGTCCGGTGAGTGGTCCCTGATCGACTTCGAGGGCGAGCCGGCGAAGCCGCTGGCCGAGCGGCGGATGGCGCAGCCCGTGGTACGGGACGTCGCCGGAATGCTGCGCTCCTTCGACTACGCGGCGCACTCGGCCGGCGGCCCGCCGGCCGAGGAGTGGGCCGCCGCCTGCCGGGCCGCGTACTGCTCCGGTTACGCCGAGGTCAGCGGGCACGACCCGCGCACCGACCCGGTGCTGCTGCGGGCCTACGAGACCGACAAGGCGATCTACGAGGTCCTCTACGAGGCCCGGCACCGCCCCGACTGGCTCCCGGTACCGCTCGCCGCGGTGCGCCGCCTGTCCGGCACCGGCCCGGCCTGA
- the treS gene encoding maltose alpha-D-glucosyltransferase: MIVNEPVPDTFEDTPAKDRDPEWFKRAVFYEVLVRSFQDSNGDGVGDLKGLTAKLDYLQWLGVDCLWLPPFFKSPLRDGGYDVSDYTAVLPEFGDLADFVEFVDAAHQRGMRVIIDFVMNHTSDQHPWFQESRKDPDGPYGDYYVWADDDKQYQDARIIFVDTEVSNWTYDPVRKQYYWHRFFAHQPDLNYENPAVQEEMISALKFWLDLGIDGFRLDAVPYLYQQEGTNCENLPATHEFLKRVRKEIDAQYPDKVLLAEANQWPEDVVDYFGDYTTGGDECHMAFHFPVMPRIFMAVRRESRYPVSEILAKTPAIPTGCQWGIFLRNHDELTLEMVTDEERDYMWAEYAKDPRMRANIGIRRRLAPLLDNDRNQIELFTALLLSLPGSPILYYGDEIGMGDNIWLGDRDAVRTPMQWTPDRNAGFSSCDPGRLFLPTIMDPVHGYQVTNVEASMASPSSLLHWTRRMIEIRKQNHAFGLGSYTELQSSNPAVIAFLREYEDDLVLCVNNFSRFAQPTELDLSAFHGRHPVELFGGVRFPAIGELPYLLTLAGHGFYWFRLRKDAA; encoded by the coding sequence ATGATCGTCAATGAGCCCGTTCCGGACACCTTCGAGGACACACCCGCCAAGGACCGGGACCCGGAGTGGTTCAAGCGCGCCGTCTTCTACGAGGTCCTCGTCCGCTCCTTCCAGGACAGCAACGGCGACGGCGTCGGCGACCTGAAGGGTCTGACCGCCAAGCTCGACTATCTGCAGTGGCTGGGCGTCGACTGCCTGTGGCTGCCGCCCTTCTTCAAGTCGCCCCTGCGCGACGGCGGCTACGACGTGTCCGACTACACCGCCGTGCTGCCCGAGTTCGGCGACCTCGCCGACTTCGTCGAGTTCGTCGACGCCGCCCACCAGCGCGGCATGCGCGTGATCATCGACTTCGTCATGAACCACACCAGCGACCAGCACCCGTGGTTCCAGGAGTCCCGCAAGGACCCCGACGGCCCCTACGGTGACTACTACGTGTGGGCGGACGACGACAAGCAGTACCAGGACGCACGGATCATCTTCGTCGACACGGAGGTGTCGAACTGGACGTACGACCCGGTGCGCAAGCAGTACTACTGGCACCGGTTCTTCGCCCACCAGCCGGACCTCAACTACGAGAACCCGGCCGTGCAGGAGGAGATGATCTCCGCGCTGAAGTTCTGGCTGGACCTCGGCATCGACGGGTTCCGGCTGGACGCGGTGCCGTACCTGTACCAGCAGGAGGGCACCAACTGCGAGAACCTCCCCGCCACGCACGAGTTCCTCAAGCGGGTGCGGAAGGAGATCGACGCCCAGTACCCCGACAAGGTGCTGCTGGCGGAGGCGAACCAGTGGCCGGAGGACGTCGTCGACTACTTCGGCGACTACACCACCGGCGGCGACGAGTGCCACATGGCCTTCCACTTCCCCGTCATGCCCCGCATCTTCATGGCCGTCCGCCGCGAGTCGCGCTACCCGGTCTCCGAGATCCTCGCCAAGACCCCCGCCATCCCCACCGGCTGCCAGTGGGGCATCTTCCTGCGCAACCACGACGAGCTGACCCTGGAGATGGTCACCGACGAGGAACGCGACTACATGTGGGCCGAGTACGCCAAGGACCCCCGCATGCGCGCCAACATCGGCATCCGCCGCCGCCTCGCCCCCCTCCTCGACAACGACCGCAACCAGATCGAGCTCTTCACCGCCCTCCTGCTGTCCCTGCCCGGCAGCCCGATCCTGTACTACGGCGACGAGATCGGCATGGGCGACAACATCTGGCTCGGCGACCGCGACGCCGTGCGCACCCCCATGCAGTGGACCCCCGACCGCAACGCCGGCTTCTCCTCCTGCGACCCCGGCCGCCTCTTCCTGCCCACGATCATGGACCCGGTCCACGGCTACCAGGTCACCAACGTCGAGGCCTCCATGGCGTCACCCTCGTCGCTGCTGCACTGGACCCGCCGCATGATCGAGATCCGCAAGCAGAACCACGCCTTCGGACTCGGCTCCTACACCGAACTGCAGTCCTCCAACCCGGCCGTGATCGCGTTCCTGCGCGAGTACGAGGACGACCTCGTCCTGTGCGTGAACAACTTCTCCCGCTTCGCCCAGCCCACCGAACTGGACCTGAGCGCGTTCCACGGCCGCCATCCGGTCGAGCTCTTCGGCGGGGTGCGCTTCCCCGCCATCGGAGAGCTGCCGTACTTGCTGACCCTCGCAGGGCACGGCTTCTACTGGTTCCGCCTCCGCAAGGACGCGGCGTAG